Proteins co-encoded in one Garra rufa chromosome 7, GarRuf1.0, whole genome shotgun sequence genomic window:
- the LOC141338912 gene encoding uncharacterized protein — protein MNFSSTINTQHNGDFATAQFTYLTLNSVFGVEVKSVSVTEGESVSLNITVPEIQNNNVIMWKFGPKKSLIAKISIKLSKMTVYYNGDNERFRDRLKLDNQTGSLTIMNTRTTDSGDYEVEINSKTTFRVTVYAHLPVPVISNNSSQCSSSSSLSSYCSLVCSVVNVSDVTLSWYGGNSLLSSISVSHLKISLSLPLEVEYQDKNIYRCLLNNPFSNQTQHLDINITEICQPCKDCVCCCDEIETVFRLIISVLVGMAAVTFCCI, from the exons ATGAACTTCAGTTCCACTATCAATACACAACATAATGGAGATTTTGCCACTGCTCAGTTTACTTACTTAACTCTTAACA GTGTGTTTGGTGTTGAAGTGAAGTCAGTATCAGTGACGGAGGGGGAATCTGTCAGTCTAAACATTACTGTTCCTGAAATACAGAACAATAATGTGATCATGTGGAAGTTTGGACCTAAGAAATCACTCATAGCTAAAATCAGTATAAAGTTAAGTAAGATGACTGTATATTATAATGGTGATAAtgagagattcagagacagactgaagctggacaaccagactggatctctgaccatcatgaacaccagaaccacagactctggaGATTATGAAGTTGAGATCAACAGCAAGACCACATTCAGAGTTACTGTCTATG CTCATCTGCCAGTTCCTGTCATCAGCAATAACTCTTCACAatgttcatcatcatcatcattatcatcatatTGTTCATTggtgtgttcagtggtgaatgtgagtgatgtgactctctcctggtacggaggaaacagtttattgtccagcatcagtgtgtctcATCTCAaaatcagtctctctctacctctggaggtggagTATCAGGATAAAAACATCTACAGATGTTTGCTCAACAATCCATTCAGCAACCAGACCCAACATCTGGACATCAACATCACTGAAATTTGTCAGCCATGTAAAG ATTGTGTTTGCTGTTGTGATGAGATTGAAACTGTCTTCCGATTGATCATCTCTGTCTTGGTGGGCATGGCTGCT